CAGATCGCCCAGGAACTGGCCCGGAGATTTGAGCAGTACGACCCCGACCGTCCTTTCGTGTCCTGGGCGCTTTGGATTGCCAAGTCGCGGGTGATCGATTTCTATCGGCGCAGCAGATGTGACCATTTGGTGTTCTCCGACGAGCTTCTCGACCAGCTTGGCCAGGCCATTACGGAGCAATCCACTGAACGACATGAGCGACGCGAAGCGCTGGAACAGTGCCTGGAACATCTGCCGGAGCGATCTCGTCACTTGCTCGACCTCCGCTATCTCGAGGAAATGCCAGCCAGCCAAATTGCGACCGCAACGAATTCGACGGCTGGTTCGGTTCGCGTTCTGCTTACGCGGGTTCGTGGTGCGCTGACTGAATGCATCCATCGACGACTCGCGATGGAGGCCGAGCGATGAGTGTGAATGATGAGCTGCTCGATCGATTCCTCGACGGCGATATTTCCCCGGAGGAGCATCAAAGCGTTGTGAACTGGCTGGAGCTCGACCGCGAACACGTACAGTCGCTCGCTCGGCGCGCCGAATTGCATACCGATCTGAGGAGGTCGTTGAAGCGTCGCGGCATTCAACACGAAGCGTTGAGTACCGTGCAAAAGGCGGATGAGTTGGATTTGCATGACGCCGCTGCGGCCGGTCGTGAATCTCGCTGGCAGGCGAGGCCGAGTTATGGGTTGATTGCCGCCGCACTGGCGACAGCCGCAACGCTGGCATTTGTATTCTTCGGCTTCGATGATCCAGACGGTGCGACCACAACGTCAAGCATTGCCCGGATTGTGCATCAGTCAGGCGCGCGATGGGCAAGTCAACGACAAGAAGGTGAGGTCATTGGAACCGGAATCCTACAGTTGGACGCCGGACTGGCGAATTTGAATTTCGCCAACGGTGCCTCGGTGACGTTGCAGGGCCCGTCGCAATTTGAGGTCATCAGCGGTGATCAGGCTCGGCTACACAGCGGAATCCTGACAGCCCACGTTCCGGAATCAGCGATCGGGTTTCGCATCGAGACGCCTGCCCTGCAGGTGTTGGATCTTGGAACAGCCTTTGGAGTTTCTGTCGGCAACGATGGCCTGACGAACGTCTCGGTGTTCGAAGGCGAAGTCGAGGTGAATCCGCAGGCGGAGGAATCTGGCCACGTCCTGGCACAGCGCATCGTCCAGGGCCAAGCCGTCCGTGCCACCCGAACGTCATCGACGATTGAGCCGGTCGATTTCGAAACCGGCCCATTCGAGAGAGCCTGGCCGATTAACTCCGGGGTGTTGCAAACGACCGGAGTGATGAAGTTCGTCTCGCCCGACCCAGGGTTCGTCCCAGGTCGTTATGAAGACAGCGAGCACATTGTCGTGTTTCCGGAACGGCGAGGAGTACTCCTGGACGCTGCGTTGCGTGTCGACGTCTTGGAGCCGGGAGAATACCGCCGGCTTCGCGATGAACCACCCCAATCGCTCTCCACGATGAATCCGGTGCGGAGCTACTTGCTGCAGCTCAATCCGATCGGCCGCGGACGTGCGATGGCCATGGGGCAAATCACCTTTGATCAGCCGATTCTGGGATTGATCGCGAGAACGAAGAAACTGGCTGAGTCGGACGCGGTTTTGGGGCACCCTGAAGGCGTCTACGGGCAGGATCGTCGCGGCATCGAACCTCCTCAAAGCGTTCCTCTGGAAAAGCCAGATCGAGACTCCGTGATTCTCGCCGCGGACAAACGGACACTAATCCTGAATCTGGCGGCCGGAACCGCGCTGGACCAGATCCGTGTGATTGTTGATGACTCCAGCCCGACGTGGAGCGATCAATCCGAATGAGTTCAAAGTCCTCGCTCCTTTGAAAACACCGAGCATGAATGTCAAAATCAGTCCTCGGATTAGATCGAACTTTTAATTCCCCTCACCCTACAAATTGAACTGGCTAACATGATCGCAAATCGATTGCTCGCAGCCACGCTCGTTTCAACGTGCTGGATCGCTTTTGCACAAATTGCGGCCGCACAGGGCCAGGCAACGTACGATCCCAGCGTTGAATCGCTGCAACAGTACGAGTGTCCTGAATGGTTTCGCGATGCCAAATTCGGAATCTACTTGCACTGGGGCGCCTACTCGGTCGCCGAGCGTGGCGAGTGGTACGCCAGGCGTTTGTACGAGGAGGGCGGCGAAGACTACGAATATCATGTGAAGCACTACGGCCATCCGTCAAAGTTTGGTTACAAAGATTTCATCCCCCTTTGGAAGGCCGAAAACTTTGATCCGGATGCCCTGCTGGCGCTCTTTAAGCGTGCAGGTGCAAAGTATTTTTCGCCCTGTGCGGTTCACCACGACAACTTTGACCTTTGGGACTCCAAGCACCATGAGTGGAACTCGGTCAACAAAGGACCGAAGAAAGATTTGATCGGAATGTGGCGTGATTCCACGATCAAGGCCGGGTTGCGGTTCGGTGTCACGACCCATCTTTCGCGAAGCTATAGCTGGCTGAATGTTGCCAACCAATCGGATTCCGATGGGCCGATGAAGGGCGTTCCCTACGACGGGGCGCAGGGCAAAGCAAAGGGCCTCTATCCAAGTAACGATGGACAGAGCACTCACCCTCGCGCCGCGCTGGACCCGCCGAAACAATGGCGCGAGGACTGGGCTCGTCGAATCAAACAGCTCGTCGACGACTACCAGCCGGATCATCTGTACTTCGATTGCTCCGTACCGTTTCGTGGAGCCGATCAGGGGCAGACAGGCATGGATGTGATCGCGGACTTTTACAATCGGCGTCCGGAGGGTGTGATGTGCGTCAAAGAACGCCCCTGGCAGGGACTGTATGCGGACGGAATGACCACGCTCGACTACGAACGTGGGAAAGCCAGTCACATCCTCGCCGAGCCCTGGCAAACGGATGATTCCATCGGTTCGTGGGGCTACAACAAATCGAGTCCCTACACGACAGCTGACACACAAACCGACAAACTGATCGACATCGTCAGCAAGAACGGAAACTTGTTGTTGAACATTCCCATCCGGGCTGACGGGACACTCGATGCACAGGCTACACAGATTCTTGAGGACATGGGGGACTGGCTGAGAATCAACGGCGAGGGAATCTATGGCACTCGACCGTGGTACGTGTTTGGCGAGGGCAAGACGAACGAGATCCCACACTTTGTGGTCGAGTCACCGTTTACCTGGCGCGATGTTCGATACACGACAAAGGGTGAATACCTCTATGCGTTTCTCCTTGACTGGCCGCCCAAGAACAGGCCGCATGTCGAATTTGCGTTTCTTTCTCCTGGGAATACGCGGATCGGCGAGATTCAATCTGTCGAACTGCTCGGCCATGAAGGCGACGTCCAATGGGAATCCCATCCTGACGGATTGCGAATCAAGATGCCGAAAGAAAAACCGTGCGATTTCGCGTATTGCTTGAAGATCCATCTTCCCAAAAAGTAATGCAAGCTCCCAGTCAGGCCATCACGCGTTCAACCATGCCCCTAATACAACTCAATCCATCGATGAAGTTTGCATTCTTACTGATCCTGTTGTCGCTCGCGGCGCAAGGTCTCACTCAAGACGCATCGGCCGCAGAGAATCGCCCAAACATTCTGTTCATCATCGCCGACGATCAGTCGCCGTTTGATCTCAAGGTCTACAACCCCGATTCGACGCTGCAGACTCCCCATCTCGACGCCCTGGCAGCCGGTGGAATGGTGTTCGACGCCGCGCATCATATGGGTGCCTGGACGGGCGGTGTCTGTACGCCGTCAAGGCATATGGTCATGTCGGGTCGCACTCTCTGGCACATCCCCAACAAACCGGGGCGAGTCAACAACCCGCACATCACGAACCCCGTGTTGGTACCTCCTGATTTGGCGGCGTTCACGCTGCCGGCGGTCTTCAATCGTGGCGGCTACGACACGGTGCGGACCTGTAAGAACGGCAACTCCTTCGAAGCGGCCAATAAGCTGTTTGCGGTCCGTAGTGATAAGACCCGGCGGGGAGGAACCGACGAAACAGGCAGTGCATGGCACGCTGAGCAGGTGCTCGACTACCTCAAAGAACGAGAAGCGTCCAAGGACGCGGATCCGTTTCTGATCTACTTCGGTTTCTCACATCCCCACGACGTGCGCGACGGCAAACCGGAACTCTTGGCCAAGTACGGTGCGGTGAACCACACCGACAAGAGCGTCCTTCCGCCCGCCGATTCTCGGCAACCGCCGTTACCGCCCAACTACCTGCCGGGCCACCCGTTCGACAACACGCACATGACCGTGCGAGACGAAGTGAACGTGAGTGGTGTGTGGAACAAACGTGACCCGCGGACCATCCGAAATGAACTGGGGCGAGAGTTCGCGTGCAGCGAAAACATCGACATCCAAATCGGGCGCGTGCTTGAAAAACTTGAGGCGATGGGAGAGCTGGACAACACCTATATCTTCTATACCGCGGATCACGGGATGGCGATCGGACGTCACGGATTGCAGGGAAAGCAGAATCTCTATGAACACACCTGGCGTGTTCCCTTTATCGCCAAGGGACCCGGTATCCCTTCGAATTCGCATGTGACAGGCAATATCTATCTGCTCGATGTGCTGCCGACACTGTGCGATCTGGCCGGGATCGATTCACCACCGACCACTGAGGGCACGAGTTTCAAGCCACTTTTGGAAGGCAACAGCGACTCGGTGCGAGACGTCCTGTACGGCGTTTACTGCGGCGGAGCTAAACCGGGCATGCGCTGCGTCAAACAAGGTGACTGGAAACTGATCAAGTACGAGTCCTCAAAAGAGAATCTACGAGAAACTCAGTTGTTCAACTTGGCGGAGAACCCGCACGAGTTTCTTCAGCAACACCACGATCCCAATGTCATGGCAGTCTCAGGCATCAAGCCATCTGAGTCTCAAACCAACCTCGCGGACGACCCTCGCTTCGCAGTGAAACTGGCCGAAATGGAGGCGTTGCTGCTGGCCGAAATGCGGCGGCACGACGACCCCTATCGGATGTGGAACCAACCCGATGACGGCCTGACACCGCCGGCACGCGCAAGCGATTCGGGAACCAAGACAAGAAAAAGGCCGATTAAGGCCAGGTAACCGAGAACCTTCCCGACGATCGCATTTACAACGAGACCGACCGACCGTAATGAAAACTCTATTCACATTGTTCCCGATGCTCGTGGCATTGCCGACCGCGTTGCACGCCGTCGACGTCGCCCCAACGAAGCGTCCGAACGTGCTGTTCATCATCAGCGATGATCAGGAGCGTCGGGAATTCAACTTCCTTGTGGAGGGACGCGACGAGGAAGGCAAGCCTCGTAATCTCAGTCCCAACCTCGATCGTCTTGCGTCCGAAGGCGTTGTCTTTCCATACCAATATGTGACGAGCCCGGTCTGCACTCCGTCAAGATTCACCGCCTTGACTGGTACCTACGCCAGTCGCTCAGCGAATTTTGAAAAGACGGTCAACAGCAACGGGCAAGTCAATATTACTTGGAACTGCCACATCGATCCGCAAACTCCTAACCTTGCACGGACTTTGCAGCAGGCCGGGTATCTCACCGGTGCTGTTGGCAAGAACCATGTTATTGAAGTGAAAGGTGTCGGCCGCAACGAAGGTCCCGCAGATGATGCTGACCCAAATAGCCCCGCTGTCGCGGCTTACTATGCGGGCAAGCAGAGAAAGCTGGTTGAAGCGTTTCAAGCAAACGGATTTGATTTCGCGGCAAGCCTGTATCACGGAAACTTGCCCGGTCACACGTGCAAGGCTCTCGAATTCCACAACATGGACTGGATCACAGGTGGCGCAATCGATTTCCTGGACCAGTGGAAGGACACGGAACAACCGTTCTTTCTTTACATGGCGACTACTTTGAACCACGGTCCGGGACCGCGTTATAAAAAATACACCGGCGATCCATTGGCAACTCCGGCCGGCTTGCTCGAAAAGCCGCTCGATGTTCAACCCGCTCGCAATACGATTCCACAGCGAGTCAGAGAGGCAGGCCTGGCGGATCAGCCAACCGCAAACGATGTCCTGTGGCTCGACGATGGAATTGGCGCGGTCCTTGAAAAACTCAAATCACTTGGTGCACTGGAAAACACGATCGTCTTTTTCTTTGACGATCACGG
This portion of the Novipirellula artificiosorum genome encodes:
- a CDS encoding sulfatase family protein — encoded protein: MKTLFTLFPMLVALPTALHAVDVAPTKRPNVLFIISDDQERREFNFLVEGRDEEGKPRNLSPNLDRLASEGVVFPYQYVTSPVCTPSRFTALTGTYASRSANFEKTVNSNGQVNITWNCHIDPQTPNLARTLQQAGYLTGAVGKNHVIEVKGVGRNEGPADDADPNSPAVAAYYAGKQRKLVEAFQANGFDFAASLYHGNLPGHTCKALEFHNMDWITGGAIDFLDQWKDTEQPFFLYMATTLNHGPGPRYKKYTGDPLATPAGLLEKPLDVQPARNTIPQRVREAGLADQPTANDVLWLDDGIGAVLEKLKSLGALENTIVFFFDDHGVESGKGSLYEGGIKSVSFVWSPKYVQGGRKSKVNLSNIDFAPTIMELCGVPKAKQHATDGKSFVSVLKGSDQQIHDHLFFEIGATRAVLKDGWKYLAFRLPDSLPTNPSKPFTHLADRPGGRGSEGPAKEFYPNYYDRDQFYSITADPLERNNLFDDPTQQTRVGEMQQLLREAVGNVPGSFAEFTQEQP
- a CDS encoding sigma-70 family RNA polymerase sigma factor, whose translation is MHRESRESESRQQFTNLWLQAEPSVSAYVFASVSGFHDAEDVVQQIAQELARRFEQYDPDRPFVSWALWIAKSRVIDFYRRSRCDHLVFSDELLDQLGQAITEQSTERHERREALEQCLEHLPERSRHLLDLRYLEEMPASQIATATNSTAGSVRVLLTRVRGALTECIHRRLAMEAER
- a CDS encoding sulfatase-like hydrolase/transferase, translated to MPLIQLNPSMKFAFLLILLSLAAQGLTQDASAAENRPNILFIIADDQSPFDLKVYNPDSTLQTPHLDALAAGGMVFDAAHHMGAWTGGVCTPSRHMVMSGRTLWHIPNKPGRVNNPHITNPVLVPPDLAAFTLPAVFNRGGYDTVRTCKNGNSFEAANKLFAVRSDKTRRGGTDETGSAWHAEQVLDYLKEREASKDADPFLIYFGFSHPHDVRDGKPELLAKYGAVNHTDKSVLPPADSRQPPLPPNYLPGHPFDNTHMTVRDEVNVSGVWNKRDPRTIRNELGREFACSENIDIQIGRVLEKLEAMGELDNTYIFYTADHGMAIGRHGLQGKQNLYEHTWRVPFIAKGPGIPSNSHVTGNIYLLDVLPTLCDLAGIDSPPTTEGTSFKPLLEGNSDSVRDVLYGVYCGGAKPGMRCVKQGDWKLIKYESSKENLRETQLFNLAENPHEFLQQHHDPNVMAVSGIKPSESQTNLADDPRFAVKLAEMEALLLAEMRRHDDPYRMWNQPDDGLTPPARASDSGTKTRKRPIKAR
- a CDS encoding FecR family protein encodes the protein MSVNDELLDRFLDGDISPEEHQSVVNWLELDREHVQSLARRAELHTDLRRSLKRRGIQHEALSTVQKADELDLHDAAAAGRESRWQARPSYGLIAAALATAATLAFVFFGFDDPDGATTTSSIARIVHQSGARWASQRQEGEVIGTGILQLDAGLANLNFANGASVTLQGPSQFEVISGDQARLHSGILTAHVPESAIGFRIETPALQVLDLGTAFGVSVGNDGLTNVSVFEGEVEVNPQAEESGHVLAQRIVQGQAVRATRTSSTIEPVDFETGPFERAWPINSGVLQTTGVMKFVSPDPGFVPGRYEDSEHIVVFPERRGVLLDAALRVDVLEPGEYRRLRDEPPQSLSTMNPVRSYLLQLNPIGRGRAMAMGQITFDQPILGLIARTKKLAESDAVLGHPEGVYGQDRRGIEPPQSVPLEKPDRDSVILAADKRTLILNLAAGTALDQIRVIVDDSSPTWSDQSE
- a CDS encoding alpha-L-fucosidase; the protein is MIANRLLAATLVSTCWIAFAQIAAAQGQATYDPSVESLQQYECPEWFRDAKFGIYLHWGAYSVAERGEWYARRLYEEGGEDYEYHVKHYGHPSKFGYKDFIPLWKAENFDPDALLALFKRAGAKYFSPCAVHHDNFDLWDSKHHEWNSVNKGPKKDLIGMWRDSTIKAGLRFGVTTHLSRSYSWLNVANQSDSDGPMKGVPYDGAQGKAKGLYPSNDGQSTHPRAALDPPKQWREDWARRIKQLVDDYQPDHLYFDCSVPFRGADQGQTGMDVIADFYNRRPEGVMCVKERPWQGLYADGMTTLDYERGKASHILAEPWQTDDSIGSWGYNKSSPYTTADTQTDKLIDIVSKNGNLLLNIPIRADGTLDAQATQILEDMGDWLRINGEGIYGTRPWYVFGEGKTNEIPHFVVESPFTWRDVRYTTKGEYLYAFLLDWPPKNRPHVEFAFLSPGNTRIGEIQSVELLGHEGDVQWESHPDGLRIKMPKEKPCDFAYCLKIHLPKK